A stretch of the Vitis vinifera cultivar Pinot Noir 40024 chromosome 16, ASM3070453v1 genome encodes the following:
- the LOC100249386 gene encoding WEB family protein At5g16730, chloroplastic yields the protein MASKSKSTLSDTPNSKPSPATPRVSKLGRGVAKSETDSPSPLHNPRISVDRSPRSVASKPTIERRSPKVSTPPEKPQSRVLKGSELQAQLSHAQEDLKKAKEQLVIAEKEKVQAIDELKEAQKSAEEANEKLREALVAQKRAEENSEIEKFRAVEMEQAGIEAAQKKEDEWQKELESVRSQHALDVAALLSATQELQRMKQELAMTSDAKNQALSHADDATKIAEIHAEKAEILSAELTRLKALLDSKNETEANENSKMVAALNSEIDSLKQELEEAKASEEALAEREASIEQLNVDLEAARMAESYARNLVQEWKQRVEELETRVEEATRLEKSATESLDSVMQQLEGNNGLLHDAESEIAALKEKVGLLEISIGRQKGDFEESERRLEVAKQEASEMGKMVESLKAELETLKEEKAQALNNEKLAASSVQNLLEEKNKLLNDLENSKDEEEKSKKAMESLASALHEVSSEAREAKEKLLAAQGEQEMYDTQIEDLKMVLKATNEKYETLLDDAKHEVELLTSTIEQSKREFETSKAEWEQQELHLVNCVKQSQEQNASLEKEVNRLVSVLAENEQEACATKEEGAKLKATLKEAESEVIYLKEVLGEAKAESMRLKENLLDKENELQNVIQENEELRSREATSLKKVEELSKLLEEATAKKETETEENEELTDSEKDYDLLPKVVEFSEENGNAREEKPKKEIPSQQCEEPTKADLQEESKPVKEGTVQTNTAKFENLNGKPKDDESKEKEDDSVEGEFKMWESCKIEEKDYSPERETEHGSFEEDVDSKAEGGDSFDQINGLSSENLDNGGSSPTKQQQQKKKRPLLRKFGSLLKKKGTTNQK from the exons ATGGCCTCCAAATCAAA ATCTACTTTATCTGATACTCCCAATAGCAAGCCTTCACCAGCAACTCCTAGAGTTAGTAAATTGGGCAGGGGAGTGGCTAAATCAGAGACTGATTCACCTTCTCCCCTGCACAATCCTCGCATTTCGGTTGATCGGTCCCCGCGATCTGTTGCTTCAAAGCCCACAATTGAGCGTCGATCCCCGAAGGTTTCTACCCCACCTGAA AAACCACAATCGCGGGTTTTGAAAGGATCAGAGTTACAGGCTCAGTTGAGTCATGCTCAAGAAGATCTCAAGAAAGCAAAGGAACAGTTGGTTATAGCTGAGAAAGAGAAGGTGCAAGCGATCGATGAATTGAAAGAAGCACAGAAATCAGCTGAAGAGGCAAATGAGAAACTCAGGGAGGCTTTGGTTGCTCAAAAACGAGCAGAAGAGAACTCAGAGATTGAGAAGTTCCGAGCAGTTGAGATGGAACAGGCAGGGATCGAGGCAGCccaaaaaaaggaagatgaaTGGCAGAAAGAGCTTGAAAGTGTCAGGAGCCAACATGCACTAGATGTTGCTGCTCTTCTTTCTGCCACTCAGGAGCTGCAAAGGATGAAGCAAGAATTGGCCATGACTTCAGATGCGAAGAATCAGGCCTTGAGCCATGCTGACGATGCAACCAAAATTGCTGAGATTCATGCTGAGAAGGCTGAGATCCTCTCAGCTGAGTTGACCCGGTTGAAGGCCTTGCTTGATTCCAAGAATGAGACGGAGGCTAATGAGAACAGCAAGATGGTGGCAGCTCTAAACTCTGAGATAGATTCTCTGAAACAAGAACTTGAGGAAGCAAAAGCTTCTGAGGAGGCATTGGCAGAAAGGGAGGCTTCCATTGAACAGCTAAATGTTGATCTAGAAGCTGCGAGAATGGCTGAATCTTATGCAAGAAATTTAGTGCAGGAGTGGAAACAGAGGGTTGAGGAATTAGAGACTCGGGTGGAGGAAGCAACTCGTTTGGAGAAATCTGCAACTGAATCTTTAGATTCAGTCATGCAACAGCTCGAGGGAAACAATGGTCTATTGCATGATGCAGAATCCGAAATTGCTGCTCTTAAAGAAAAGGTGGGATTGTTGGAAATCTCAATTGGAAGACAGAAAGGGGATTTTGAGGAGTCAGAACGTCGTCTTGAAGTGGCAAAGCAAGAAGCTTCTGAAAtgggaaaaatggtggaatctctGAAGGCTGAGCTTGAAACTCTGAAGGAGGAGAAAGCTCAGGCTTTGAACAATGAGAAGCTCGCTGCTTCCAGTGTTCAAAATCTGTTGGAAGAGAAAAACAAACTCCTAAATGACTTGGAAAATTCAAAggatgaagaagagaaaagtaAAAAGGCAATGGAAAGCTTAGCTTCAGCCTTACATGAAGTCTCTTCAGAAGCAAGGGAAGCCAAGGAAAAGCTATTAGCTGCTCAGGGAGAGCAAGAAATGTATGACACCCAGATTGAAGATCTGAAGATGGTTCTGAAAGCAACTAATGAGAAGTACGAAACCCTGCTTGATGATGCAAAACACGAAGTTGAACTTCTTACAAGTACGATTGAACAATCCAAGCGTGAATTTGAGACTTCCAAGGCAGAGTGGGAGCAACAAGAGCTTCATTTGGTCAATTGTGTGAAACAGTCTCAAGAACAGAACGCCTCCTTGGAAAAAGAAGTAAATAGATTGGTAAGTGTGCTTGCAGAGAATGAGCAAGAAGCTTGTGCCACAAAGGAGGAAGGAGCTAAGCTGAAGGCTACCCTCAAGGAAGCTGAATCTGAGGTCATTTATTTAAAGGAAGTTCTTGGGGAAGCAAAAGCTGAGAGTATGAGATTGAAGGAGAATTTGTTGGACAAAGAAAATGAGTTGCAGAATGTAATTCAAGAGAATGAGGAGCTCCGAAGCAGAGAAGCTACTTCTCTGAAGAAGGTTGAGGAGTTATCAAAGTTGCTTGAAGAAGCTACTGCCAAAAAGGAAACTGAAACTGAGGAAAATGAAGAGCTCACCGACAGTGAAAAGGATTATGATTTGCTCCCTAAGGTGGTTGAATTTTcagaagaaaatggaaatgcAAGAGAGGAGAAGCCCAAAAAGGAGATCCCATCTCAACAATGCGAGGAGCCCACAAAAGCAGATCTTCAGGAAGAGAGTAAACCCGTGAAGGAAGGCACAGTTCAAACTAACACTGCcaaatttgaaaacttgaatGGAAAACCAAAGGACgatgaaagcaaagaaaaagagGACGATTCAGTAGAAGGTGAATTTAAAATGTGGGAGAGCTGCAAAATAGAAGAGAAAGACTACTCACCAGAGCGAGAGACAGAGCACGGATCCTTCGAAGAGGATGTCGACTCAAAGGCAGAGGGTGGTGACAGCTTTGATCAGATTAACGGGCTATCATCAGAGAACCTTGACAATGGTGGAAGCTCACCCACAAAGCAGCAAcaacagaagaagaagagacctTTACTTCGGAAGTTTGGAAGCTTACTTAAGAAGAAGGGTACCACCAACCAGAAGTAG